Proteins co-encoded in one Sporosarcina sp. FSL K6-1522 genomic window:
- a CDS encoding Xaa-Pro peptidase family protein has product MEKLVKLRETFDALGIDGILITDAMNRRYLTNFTGSAGTVLVTKTDAYLLVDFRYVSQANTQATNFTIKEINRTIIYEEIATLAERFGIKKLGFEQQHQSYFYYSQLLKSVKAELVPVSNVVEKLRTIKSESEIAILKKAAEISDTAFTHILTFIQPGRTEIEISNELEFHMRKLGATSSSFDTIVASGVRSSLPHGVASNKVVEKGDMITLDFGAYYQGYCSDMTRTIAVGEPDPKLKEIYSIVHDALEHALAGIKIGMTGKEADALTRDLIRDKGYGDNYGHGMGHGIGLYIHEDIFMNTTCEQHVEEGMVLTIEPGIYIPDLGGVRIEDDIIMKKDGIEIITKSPKELIIL; this is encoded by the coding sequence ATGGAGAAGTTAGTGAAATTAAGAGAAACGTTTGATGCATTAGGGATTGACGGCATACTGATTACAGATGCGATGAATCGGAGATACTTGACGAATTTTACAGGTTCTGCGGGGACGGTACTTGTGACGAAGACAGATGCATACTTATTAGTCGATTTCCGTTATGTTAGTCAGGCGAATACACAAGCTACGAATTTCACGATTAAAGAAATCAATCGAACGATTATTTATGAAGAGATTGCAACTCTTGCAGAACGTTTTGGGATTAAAAAACTTGGGTTTGAACAGCAACACCAATCTTATTTCTACTATTCCCAGTTGCTAAAATCGGTTAAAGCAGAGCTAGTGCCTGTTTCTAATGTCGTAGAAAAGTTGCGAACGATTAAAAGCGAATCGGAAATTGCCATTTTGAAAAAAGCGGCTGAAATTTCGGATACAGCCTTTACGCATATTCTAACGTTCATTCAACCTGGACGAACCGAAATCGAAATTTCAAATGAACTGGAATTCCACATGCGGAAATTAGGCGCGACTTCTTCCTCCTTCGACACCATTGTCGCATCTGGCGTTCGTTCTTCACTGCCGCATGGTGTGGCGAGTAACAAAGTAGTGGAAAAAGGCGATATGATTACGCTTGATTTTGGCGCTTATTATCAAGGGTATTGCTCCGATATGACACGAACAATTGCAGTCGGAGAACCAGATCCTAAGTTGAAAGAAATCTATTCCATTGTTCATGATGCCCTTGAACATGCACTAGCAGGTATCAAGATAGGGATGACTGGGAAAGAAGCAGATGCATTAACACGTGATCTAATTAGGGATAAAGGCTATGGTGACAATTATGGACACGGCATGGGACATGGGATTGGCTTGTATATCCATGAAGATATTTTCATGAACACAACTTGTGAGCAGCATGTAGAGGAAGGAATGGTATTAACAATCGAGCCGGGCATCTACATACCTGATTTGGGTGGCGTACGCATTGAAGATGATATTATTATGAAAAAAGATGGCATCGAGATTATTACAAAATCACCAAAAGAATTGATTATTTTGTAA